In the Campylobacter showae genome, one interval contains:
- the gltX gene encoding glutamate--tRNA ligase — protein MYRFAPSPTGDMHLGNLRVAILNYVCSLQDKSGFIIRIEDTDKERNIPGKDKEILEILELFGIKWDTLYYQSKNLKFHREFAAKLLIDKKAFSCFCTESELEAKKEAAKARGEAYRYDGTCEHLSDNEVLNNQKPFVVRMKKPLGTMKFKDAIKGEISFEPENVDSFVIMRADFTPTYNFACAVDDMLEGVTFVIRGEDHVSNTPKQDLIREGLGYTQKINYAHLPIILNVEGKKMSKRENESSVKWLLSQGFMPEAIANYIVSLGYKAPVEIFTIEEAAQWFDISKVSASPAKFDVKQLEHINREHIKRASDARLAALMGIKPEFAPLARFYTQESSLLTEIKAKVDAIFATKFIPDEFKAGCEAIKAAAASLNLSEFGEFNELKKALMDATGLKGKGFFMPLRILLTGAEHGPELSELYPLIKPYLKEILR, from the coding sequence ATGTATCGTTTTGCGCCGTCGCCGACAGGCGATATGCATCTGGGAAATTTAAGGGTTGCGATCCTAAACTACGTCTGTTCGCTTCAGGATAAAAGCGGCTTCATCATCCGCATCGAGGATACCGACAAGGAGCGCAATATCCCCGGAAAAGACAAGGAAATTTTAGAAATTTTGGAGCTTTTCGGTATCAAATGGGACACGCTTTATTATCAAAGTAAAAATTTGAAATTTCACCGCGAATTTGCAGCAAAGCTTTTGATAGATAAAAAGGCGTTTTCGTGCTTTTGCACCGAAAGCGAGCTAGAAGCTAAAAAAGAAGCCGCCAAGGCTAGAGGCGAAGCTTACCGCTACGACGGAACGTGCGAGCATCTAAGCGACAATGAAGTGCTAAATAACCAAAAACCTTTCGTCGTGCGCATGAAAAAGCCGCTAGGCACGATGAAATTTAAAGACGCGATAAAGGGCGAGATCAGCTTTGAGCCTGAAAACGTCGATAGCTTCGTGATTATGCGGGCTGATTTTACGCCGACTTATAACTTCGCCTGCGCGGTCGATGATATGCTAGAGGGCGTCACCTTCGTAATCCGCGGCGAGGATCACGTCAGCAACACGCCAAAGCAAGACCTCATCCGCGAAGGACTAGGCTATACGCAAAAGATAAACTACGCCCACCTGCCTATTATCCTAAACGTCGAGGGTAAAAAAATGAGCAAACGCGAGAACGAAAGTAGCGTAAAATGGCTGCTCTCGCAAGGCTTTATGCCAGAAGCCATCGCAAACTACATCGTTTCTCTTGGTTACAAGGCGCCGGTTGAAATCTTTACGATAGAAGAAGCCGCGCAGTGGTTTGATATCTCGAAGGTTTCGGCGTCTCCGGCTAAATTTGACGTCAAGCAGCTTGAGCACATCAACCGCGAACACATCAAAAGAGCAAGCGATGCAAGACTAGCCGCACTAATGGGCATAAAGCCCGAATTTGCCCCGCTTGCTAGATTTTATACTCAAGAAAGCAGCCTGCTAACCGAGATAAAAGCCAAGGTCGATGCGATTTTTGCGACCAAATTTATCCCGGATGAGTTTAAGGCGGGTTGCGAGGCTATAAAAGCCGCCGCCGCTTCGTTAAATTTGAGCGAGTTTGGCGAATTTAACGAGCTAAAAAAAGCTCTCATGGACGCCACGGGGCTAAAAGGCAAAGGCTTTTTTATGCCGCTTAGGATTTTACTCACGGGGGCCGAGCACGGCCCCGAGCTTAGCGAGCTATATCCGCTCATCAAACCGTATCTAAAGGAAATTTTACGATGA